One Patescibacteria group bacterium DNA segment encodes these proteins:
- the murI gene encoding glutamate racemase, which yields MKIGIFDSGLGGLLLTRSLVEALPQYDYVYLGDTARVPYGNRSQAAVYEFTKQAVEYLFNQDCQLIILACNTASAEALRRIQQEYLSKHYPERRVLGVIIPTAEATVAEHPQKIGVLATTSTVNSGTYLRELHKLDSHLQIVQQTAPLLVPLIENDGLQWIEPILESYLKPLREAHINTLILGCTHYPFIKDLIRQKLPTEVKVLSQDEIIPDKLRDYLERHPEIDQLLAKGGERKYLVTDLTENIQTLAKDLFGSEIILELVSLE from the coding sequence TTTTGATTCCGGCTTAGGAGGCTTGTTGCTCACGCGCAGCCTGGTTGAAGCGTTACCGCAATACGATTACGTTTATTTAGGCGATACTGCTCGAGTGCCTTATGGTAATCGTTCTCAGGCCGCTGTCTATGAATTTACCAAGCAAGCCGTTGAGTATTTATTTAACCAGGATTGCCAACTAATTATTTTAGCTTGCAATACTGCCTCAGCCGAGGCCTTGCGTAGAATCCAGCAAGAATATCTATCAAAACATTATCCAGAGCGGCGGGTATTGGGAGTGATTATCCCAACTGCCGAAGCGACTGTAGCCGAACATCCCCAAAAAATAGGCGTATTAGCGACTACCAGCACGGTTAATTCAGGTACATATCTTAGAGAACTGCATAAATTGGATTCGCATCTTCAGATTGTTCAACAAACCGCCCCCTTGCTGGTGCCTTTGATTGAAAATGATGGTTTACAATGGATCGAGCCTATCTTAGAGAGCTACTTAAAGCCGCTGCGAGAAGCGCATATAAATACTCTGATTTTAGGCTGCACTCATTATCCTTTCATTAAGGATTTAATCAGACAAAAACTGCCGACCGAGGTGAAAGTGTTATCGCAAGATGAAATTATTCCAGATAAACTGCGTGATTACCTGGAGCGTCATCCCGAAATTGATCAGTTGCTGGCCAAAGGCGGGGAGAGGAAATATCTAGTCACCGATTTAACCGAAAACATCCAAACTCTCGCCAAGGATTTATTTGGGTCAGAAATTATATTGGAACTAGTCAGTTTAGAATAA
- the rpmB gene encoding 50S ribosomal protein L28, protein MSRICTICGKGRQTGHNVSHSKRHTPHTWQPNLAKMTTTAGGRRTSALVCAKCRKTLSKPATKRKRATT, encoded by the coding sequence ATGAGTAGAATCTGTACTATCTGCGGCAAGGGTCGGCAAACCGGACACAATGTGAGCCACTCCAAGCGGCATACTCCGCATACTTGGCAGCCTAATTTGGCTAAGATGACGACTACCGCAGGTGGCCGTCGGACATCTGCACTGGTCTGCGCCAAATGCCGGAAAACACTATCCAAACCAGCGACAAAAAGGAAAAGAGCTACAACGTAA
- a CDS encoding site-2 protease family protein encodes MLLGSLSFTTIVFAIVALIIAITVHEFSHALIATWMGDSTAKLSGRLTLNPLAHLDPVGSVVLLIAGFGWGKPVPYNPHFVRRGVWGEALIALAGPVSNIIVAALFALPARIYFMQTGQLADGNIFKFLATVVVLNVALAAFNLFPIPPLDGSKVLYLILDRLTFGNVDWWPNFERMGPMILLTLLFAERLFSINIIFRLLDPIIFLINWITGASGPIF; translated from the coding sequence ATGCTGCTAGGCTCACTTTCTTTCACTACCATCGTGTTTGCTATCGTTGCCCTGATCATTGCTATCACGGTCCACGAATTTTCCCATGCCCTGATTGCTACTTGGATGGGTGATTCCACGGCTAAATTATCCGGCAGATTAACTCTTAATCCGTTAGCTCATCTCGATCCGGTTGGTTCAGTGGTGTTATTGATCGCTGGATTTGGCTGGGGCAAGCCGGTGCCTTATAATCCGCATTTTGTCCGGCGGGGAGTCTGGGGCGAAGCTCTGATAGCTTTAGCCGGGCCGGTTAGTAATATTATAGTAGCCGCATTGTTTGCTTTGCCGGCCAGAATTTATTTTATGCAAACTGGGCAATTAGCCGATGGTAATATTTTTAAATTCTTGGCCACGGTAGTGGTGCTCAATGTCGCTTTAGCCGCTTTTAATTTGTTTCCCATTCCGCCTTTGGATGGATCTAAAGTTTTGTATTTAATTTTAGATCGGCTGACCTTCGGTAATGTAGATTGGTGGCCGAATTTTGAGCGCATGGGACCGATGATTTTATTGACTTTATTGTTCGCCGAGCGGCTATTCAGTATCAACATTATTTTTAGGCTCCTAGACCCTATTATATTTTTGATCAACTGGATTACTGGCGCTAGTGGCCCAATTTTTTAG
- a CDS encoding ribonuclease HI family protein: MQKYILYTDGGARGNPGPAAAGVVIYDAHLKEVDKFAHYLGVATNNQAEYQALILGLGRIQKLVGDAHKIAETAVEVFMDSELIVKQLSGEYRVKNKDLKPLVAKVEELVAKFAAVKFQHIFRDKNTLADKLLNIELDKHTV; this comes from the coding sequence ATGCAAAAATACATTCTTTATACAGATGGGGGGGCCAGAGGCAACCCGGGGCCGGCGGCGGCCGGGGTGGTGATTTATGATGCACACCTAAAAGAAGTTGATAAATTCGCCCATTATTTGGGAGTAGCCACGAATAATCAAGCGGAATATCAAGCGCTGATTTTAGGGCTGGGCCGGATTCAAAAACTGGTGGGCGATGCCCATAAAATTGCCGAAACTGCGGTGGAAGTATTTATGGACAGCGAATTGATCGTGAAACAACTCTCCGGCGAATACCGCGTGAAAAACAAAGACCTAAAACCGTTAGTGGCCAAAGTCGAAGAATTGGTAGCTAAATTCGCGGCAGTCAAATTCCAACACATTTTCCGCGACAAAAACACTCTCGCCGATAAGTTATTGAATATCGAACTGGATAAACATACTGTCTAA